In one Nocardia tengchongensis genomic region, the following are encoded:
- a CDS encoding MarR family winged helix-turn-helix transcriptional regulator has protein sequence MTQDDRTPDELLDAIGPAFGKLRRGVLQQVENPISAKDSTRALVLGLVLGCGQDQPGEMTVGGIAAAMCVDPSVASRMVTDNIKAGYLLRVPSQLDGRRAVLELSPEGLEFMTRFRGQQRVAFEYITAEWPEQDRLDFARLMLRYVDAIENLENRRPAHDA, from the coding sequence ATGACTCAGGACGACCGCACCCCCGACGAGCTGCTCGATGCCATCGGCCCGGCATTCGGCAAGCTTCGCCGCGGTGTCCTGCAGCAGGTCGAGAATCCGATCAGCGCCAAGGACTCCACCCGCGCCCTGGTGCTGGGCCTGGTCCTGGGCTGCGGGCAGGACCAGCCGGGGGAGATGACCGTCGGCGGTATCGCCGCGGCCATGTGTGTGGACCCGTCGGTGGCGAGTCGCATGGTCACCGACAACATCAAGGCGGGCTACCTGCTGCGGGTCCCCTCACAGCTCGACGGCCGCCGCGCCGTCCTCGAGCTCAGCCCCGAGGGCCTGGAGTTCATGACCCGCTTCCGTGGACAGCAGCGCGTCGCCTTCGAATACATCACGGCCGAGTGGCCGGAACAGGACCGCCTCGACTTCGCGCGCCTCATGTTGCGCTACGTCGACGCCATCGAGAACCTCGAGAACCGGCGGCCCGCCCACGACGCCTGA
- a CDS encoding RtcB family protein, translated as MFPVELRGTRAQTLMWAHEHEVGAAALQQLRDISQLKWVYGVRVMPDVHLGKGATVGSVIAMRDAVAPAAVGVDIGCGMEAVLTSLTASDLPDNLHSLRSRIEAALPVGFAAHREPVDVNRLNAEVFGQRAAGTTMRAGWERFWKAFDSLDPIVRPRESKAHNQMGTLGGGNHFQELCVDTEDRVWILLHSGSRNIGNEIAQRHMAVARTLPHNQDLPHRDLSVFLSGTPEMDAYRRDLTWAQEYAARNRAVILALVCKAVRDEFDGLAVHFDEPISCHHNYVAEEVIDGIPMLVTRKGAVRAGAGDLALIPGSMGTRSYVVRGKGNPASFQSASHGAGRRMSRNAAKKQFTVADLVAQTEGVESRKDAGVIDEIPAAYKDIDQVIAAQSDLVDVVATLRQVLCVKG; from the coding sequence ATGTTTCCCGTCGAGCTGCGCGGTACTCGAGCGCAGACGCTCATGTGGGCCCACGAGCACGAAGTCGGAGCGGCCGCGTTGCAGCAGCTGCGCGACATCTCACAGCTGAAATGGGTGTACGGCGTCCGCGTGATGCCGGACGTGCACCTGGGCAAGGGTGCGACGGTCGGATCGGTCATCGCCATGCGGGACGCGGTCGCGCCGGCCGCCGTCGGAGTGGACATCGGGTGCGGCATGGAAGCCGTGCTGACCTCGCTGACCGCGTCCGACCTGCCCGACAACCTGCACTCGCTGCGATCGCGGATCGAGGCGGCGCTGCCGGTCGGGTTCGCGGCGCACCGCGAACCGGTGGACGTGAACCGGCTGAACGCCGAGGTCTTCGGCCAGCGCGCCGCGGGCACCACCATGCGGGCCGGCTGGGAGCGATTCTGGAAGGCCTTCGACTCGCTGGATCCGATCGTGCGGCCCCGGGAATCCAAGGCCCACAACCAGATGGGAACCCTCGGCGGCGGCAACCACTTCCAGGAACTCTGCGTCGACACCGAGGATCGAGTCTGGATCCTGCTGCACTCCGGGAGCCGCAATATCGGCAACGAGATCGCGCAGCGGCACATGGCCGTCGCGCGCACGCTGCCGCACAACCAGGACCTGCCGCATCGCGACCTGTCCGTATTCCTTTCCGGCACCCCGGAAATGGACGCCTACCGGCGCGACCTGACCTGGGCCCAGGAATACGCGGCCCGCAACCGGGCCGTCATCCTGGCACTGGTCTGCAAGGCCGTCCGCGATGAATTCGACGGTTTGGCAGTGCATTTCGACGAGCCCATCTCCTGCCACCACAACTATGTGGCGGAAGAGGTCATCGACGGAATCCCCATGCTGGTCACCCGCAAGGGCGCGGTCCGAGCGGGCGCGGGCGACCTCGCGCTGATTCCCGGTTCCATGGGGACGCGCTCGTATGTGGTGCGAGGCAAGGGAAATCCGGCCTCGTTCCAGTCGGCGTCGCACGGCGCGGGGCGGCGGATGAGCCGCAACGCGGCCAAGAAGCAGTTCACGGTGGCCGACCTGGTCGCGCAGACCGAGGGCGTGGAGTCCCGCAAGGACGCCGGGGTGATCGACGAGATTCCCGCGGCCTACAAGGACATCGACCAGGTCATCGCGGCACAGTCCGACCTGGTGGACGTCGTCGCCACGCTGCGGCAGGTGCTGTGCGTGAAGGGGTGA
- a CDS encoding MBL fold metallo-hydrolase: MLTVTRVVHASALLDFGGARILTDPWLSETRFYRQGEPRAFATAADLPELSGIVISHGHYDHCDLDALITYPDKSVPFAVVPGLAKRVRAAGFPNVTELAPWQRTRLGPVEVTAAPASHGVPEVTFVLRADGHTVFFGADTLRIAELDEIARRFPDLDLALLPVNGLRIRPALNKQVVMDAVEAADLARVLRPRLAVPIHYAFSSGRLGDRVMTKGDRAGAEHFRVAAADLAPQTTVQILQTGQSLEV; this comes from the coding sequence ATGCTCACCGTGACCCGCGTCGTCCATGCCAGCGCCCTGCTCGACTTCGGGGGCGCCCGCATCCTCACCGACCCCTGGCTGTCGGAGACCCGCTTCTATCGCCAGGGCGAGCCGCGCGCTTTCGCGACCGCGGCCGACCTGCCCGAGCTCTCCGGCATCGTGATCAGTCACGGCCATTACGACCACTGCGATCTGGACGCCCTCATCACCTATCCCGACAAGTCGGTACCTTTCGCGGTGGTCCCCGGCCTGGCGAAACGCGTACGCGCCGCGGGCTTCCCGAACGTCACCGAACTGGCCCCCTGGCAGCGCACCCGCCTCGGCCCCGTCGAGGTGACCGCCGCCCCGGCCAGTCACGGCGTCCCGGAGGTCACCTTCGTTCTGCGCGCCGACGGCCACACCGTCTTCTTCGGCGCGGACACCCTGCGCATCGCCGAACTCGACGAGATCGCTCGGCGTTTCCCGGATCTGGACCTGGCCTTGCTGCCGGTCAACGGTCTGCGCATCCGCCCGGCGCTCAACAAGCAGGTGGTCATGGACGCCGTCGAGGCCGCCGATCTGGCCCGGGTACTGCGCCCGCGCCTGGCGGTCCCGATTCACTACGCCTTCTCCAGCGGCCGGCTCGGCGATCGCGTCATGACGAAGGGTGATCGCGCGGGCGCCGAGCACTTCCGTGTCGCCGCAGCCGATCTGGCCCCGCAGACAACCGTGCAAATACTCCAAACCGGACAGTCATTAGAGGTCTAG
- a CDS encoding ATP-dependent DNA helicase RecQ, with product MSDAAAQPGAGGLREDAERLLRELAGPAARLREDQWVAIEALVVQRRRALVVQRTGWGKSAVYFISAKLLRAQGRGPTVIVSPLLALMRNQVSSAERAGVVAATINSGNVTEWDEIHARMAAGDVDVLLVSPERLNNPDFRDSVLPKLAADAGLVVIDEAHCVSDWGHDFRPDYRRIRTLIADLGSEVPVLATTATANDRVVTDVATQIGTDTLVLRGSLDRESLHLSVVRIPDAVQRTAWLSKRLHELPGSGIVYALTVAAAHDLADVLNSHGHHVAAYTGQTDPTEREALEAALLNNEVKALIATSALGMGFDKPDLGFVVHLGAPSSPISYYQQVGRAGRGTERAEVVLLPGHEDRQIWSYFASVAFPREHIVRSVLAALDTERPLSTAALEPLVELNRSRLEMVLKVLDVDGAVRRVRGGWLGTGEPWVYDTERYERLSVAREAEQQAMIDYQSTAECRMTFLRSQLDDPGLVLGTHCGRCDNCTGARQDTAVDDTELAEIRTRLDRPGIDLAPRKQWPTGLAKLGISLSGKITDGPETGRVLGRLSNLGWGQRLRPLLDGPDAPVPDEVFRACTIVLREWDWAQRPTAVLALDSGTRPLLTRSLAARLAEIGRLQDLGVLSLRPDLPPVSAANSAHRVAALHNAWETPDLTAVGGPILLVDALTDTGWTFTMAARQLRSAGADAILPFALATPS from the coding sequence CTGTCCGATGCCGCCGCGCAGCCCGGCGCGGGTGGCTTGCGCGAGGATGCGGAGCGGCTGCTGCGGGAGCTGGCCGGACCGGCGGCGCGGTTACGGGAAGACCAGTGGGTCGCGATCGAGGCGCTGGTGGTGCAGCGGCGACGAGCCCTGGTGGTGCAGCGCACCGGGTGGGGTAAGTCCGCGGTGTACTTCATCTCCGCGAAACTGCTGCGGGCGCAGGGGCGGGGCCCGACGGTGATCGTGTCGCCGCTGCTGGCGTTGATGCGCAACCAGGTGTCCTCCGCCGAACGGGCGGGAGTCGTTGCGGCGACCATCAATTCGGGCAACGTCACCGAGTGGGACGAGATCCACGCGCGGATGGCCGCGGGGGACGTCGACGTGCTGCTGGTGAGCCCGGAACGGTTGAACAATCCGGACTTCCGGGATTCGGTGCTGCCCAAGCTGGCCGCCGACGCCGGGCTGGTGGTGATCGACGAAGCGCACTGCGTCTCGGACTGGGGGCACGACTTCCGGCCCGACTATCGCCGGATCCGCACCCTCATCGCCGATCTCGGCTCGGAGGTGCCGGTGCTGGCCACCACGGCCACCGCCAACGACCGGGTGGTGACCGACGTCGCCACCCAGATCGGCACGGACACACTCGTTCTGCGCGGCAGCCTGGACCGCGAGTCGCTGCACCTGTCGGTGGTGCGGATTCCCGACGCGGTGCAGCGCACCGCCTGGCTCAGCAAACGGCTGCACGAACTGCCCGGTTCGGGCATCGTCTACGCGCTCACCGTGGCCGCCGCCCACGATCTCGCCGACGTATTGAACTCGCACGGACACCACGTCGCCGCCTACACCGGGCAGACCGATCCCACCGAACGCGAAGCGCTCGAGGCCGCGCTGTTGAACAACGAGGTGAAGGCGCTGATCGCCACCTCCGCGCTCGGAATGGGTTTCGACAAGCCGGATCTCGGGTTCGTGGTGCACCTGGGCGCGCCCTCCTCCCCCATCTCCTACTACCAGCAGGTGGGCCGTGCGGGCCGCGGCACCGAGCGGGCCGAGGTGGTGCTGCTGCCCGGCCACGAGGACCGCCAGATCTGGAGCTACTTCGCGTCGGTGGCCTTCCCGCGCGAGCACATCGTGCGCTCGGTGCTGGCCGCCCTGGACACCGAGCGCCCGCTGTCCACCGCCGCCCTGGAACCCTTGGTGGAGCTGAATCGCTCCCGCCTGGAGATGGTGCTCAAGGTGCTCGACGTGGACGGCGCGGTACGCCGGGTGCGCGGCGGCTGGCTCGGCACCGGCGAACCCTGGGTCTACGACACCGAGCGCTACGAGCGCCTCAGCGTCGCGCGCGAGGCCGAGCAGCAGGCCATGATCGACTACCAGTCCACCGCCGAATGCCGGATGACGTTCCTGCGCAGCCAACTCGACGATCCGGGCCTGGTGCTCGGCACCCACTGCGGCCGCTGCGACAACTGCACCGGCGCCCGCCAGGACACCGCCGTCGACGACACCGAACTGGCCGAGATCCGCACCCGCCTGGACCGCCCCGGCATCGATCTCGCGCCCCGCAAGCAGTGGCCCACCGGCCTGGCCAAACTCGGAATCTCGCTGTCCGGCAAGATCACCGACGGCCCCGAGACCGGCCGCGTGCTGGGCCGCCTGAGCAATCTCGGCTGGGGCCAGCGCCTGCGCCCCCTGCTCGACGGCCCCGACGCCCCGGTCCCCGACGAGGTCTTCCGCGCCTGCACCATCGTGCTGCGCGAATGGGATTGGGCCCAGCGCCCCACCGCCGTCCTGGCCCTGGACTCCGGCACCCGCCCCCTGCTGACCCGATCCCTGGCCGCCCGCCTCGCCGAGATCGGCCGCCTCCAGGACCTCGGCGTCCTCTCGCTACGCCCCGATCTACCGCCGGTGTCGGCCGCCAACTCGGCCCACCGCGTCGCCGCCCTCCACAATGCTTGGGAGACACCGGATCTCACCGCGGTCGGCGGCCCGATCCTGCTGGTCGACGCCCTCACCGACACCGGCTGGACCTTCACCATGGCTGCCCGCCAGCTCCGCTCCGCCGGAGCCGACGCCATCCTCCCCTTCGCATTGGCCACCCCTTCCTGA
- a CDS encoding TetR/AcrR family transcriptional regulator has protein sequence MTEPSATARNRNRRGQGSLLRDELVTAASGLLEDLDGQEALSLRAVARAAGVAPQSVYLHFADKRELLTAVYRLRFGELRTALEAALEPLPETATAERLSALCRAFVDYGVSHPGHYRVLFGTAGTPGWEPTEGQLPGLPTMDLLVDTAAAAGAPDPAATAQCLWAGMHGLITLRQDRPSFPWLPLDRLVDALVSAHLAAAR, from the coding sequence GTGACCGAGCCATCCGCCACCGCCCGCAACCGCAACCGGCGCGGCCAAGGGTCCCTCCTGCGCGACGAACTCGTCACCGCCGCCAGCGGCCTCCTCGAGGACCTCGACGGCCAGGAAGCGCTGTCCCTGCGCGCCGTCGCCCGCGCCGCCGGAGTCGCCCCGCAAAGCGTCTACCTGCACTTCGCCGACAAACGCGAACTTCTGACGGCCGTCTACCGGCTCCGGTTCGGCGAGCTGCGCACGGCACTGGAGGCCGCACTCGAACCGCTGCCCGAAACGGCCACCGCCGAACGCCTTTCGGCCCTGTGCCGCGCCTTCGTCGACTACGGCGTCAGCCACCCGGGCCACTACCGTGTGCTGTTCGGCACCGCCGGCACCCCCGGCTGGGAACCCACCGAGGGGCAGCTCCCCGGCCTGCCCACCATGGACCTGCTGGTCGACACGGCGGCCGCCGCCGGCGCACCCGACCCCGCCGCCACCGCCCAATGCCTGTGGGCGGGCATGCACGGCCTCATCACGCTGCGCCAGGACCGGCCCAGCTTCCCCTGGCTGCCCCTCGACCGGTTGGTCGACGCCCTCGTCTCGGCGCACCTGGCCGCCGCACGCTGA